Part of the Aquicella lusitana genome is shown below.
CTCGAAAAACTGATCGGCCAGCTTATCTACAAGATCGGAAACAGCGGAACCGATGGAACCAAACAAAATACTACAGGAAACGGAGACCAACATGCGAATCAATAAACTTGTTGCCACTTTTTTACTCGTTTCATTGGGATGGCTAGTCTCGATGAATGCTTATGCGCAGTCGCGTGCAGTTCAAAGCGATCCCGTGGCGCTGCTGCAATACATTGCAAATAACATGATTGCAGGTTTAAAAGCGAATAAGGCTACGCTTAAGACCAAACCGCAAATCGTTTTTCGTCTGGCCAACCGCTATGTCGTGCCTTACGCAGACCTGCCCGAAATGTCAAGGCGTGTGCTGCCTCCGCAAATATGGAACAGTGCAACACCGTCTCAACGCATGCAGTTCCAAAAAGAGTTTACTACCACACTGATTCGTACTTACGCTTCTGCCTTAACGTCTTATCAAGACCAGACGGTACAGTTTTACCCTATTCGCGGCGGTTATCAGGGATTGCGTACTGTGGAAGTGAGAAGTGAAATTACCGGTTCTGAAACACAACCCATCCAGGTAACTTATCGTCTGATGCGTGTCGGCAGTGTATGGCGTTTGTATGATCTTTCCGTGGAAGGAGTTAGTATGCTTGAAAGCTTTAGATCTCAATATGCCGAGATTTTATCAAGCGGCTCGATGGAACAGCTTTTACAACGCATGTCGCAGCACAATCGCGGACGCTAATCGTTATGGAAAAAAAAATCGCTGACATTCGCATGCAAGGTAACGAGGTTCTCGTTTTGGGAAACCTTAGCTTTTATAATGTTATGTCAGTGTATGAAAAGAGTTTATCTCAACTGGATGCCTGCCCTGAGCTGAATTTTAATTTTTCAGAGCTTAAATCAAGTGATAGCTCAGGGCTTGCGTTAATCATGGAATGGATCAGGCTCGCCAAACAGCGCAATAAGCCTATACGGTTTTCGCATCTTTCCGATGATTTACTATCAATCGCAAGCGTTTCTGGCCTCATCAAACTGATTCCCAAGGCGGAAACAAAAGCTTGATCGTTATGCATACACTCTTTGAGGGAAAATAGCATGATAGAAAAATCTCAAGATGAATCCATTGCTGATGCAATTAATACGATTACCGAGAAACTGGGTTCACTCCTATTGCAGGAATTTTTGAAGTTACCCCAAGACTTGCAGATCAATCTTGTTTTAATAAAATCAGCACAACTGTTGTTAGCAAATATTCTTTGTCAGGTCGCGGCTAATAACGAGGAGCTGGAGAAAATCGCCGATGATCAGGGTGCTGAAATGAAAGAACTTACCTATACCTGTGCGGTGACAGGGTTTTCGAATAAGTTCGACATTAACAAGCATTAAAAAATTCTATTGCACAAGGTTTGATATCGTATACAAGTAAATAAACAAATCCTATATTTCTGGCAAGTAGTTGTCGTTTTTCTTCGTTGAAAGTCGAATGTTTTTCAGAGAGAAGGCGGCGATAAACATCGCGCTCACGGCTAATGATATACAAATAACGATTATCCAGGTGAACCCAAAAACGAATGCTTTTTGCGTAACGAAAGCCATTTGCTTTGCAACGGCTGTGGGGAATGCGTCAAATAATGAAGTTAAAGCTTGTGCTCCTGATGCGGTGTTGTGGACAAGATTGGCTTGTATTGGCGTTAATGTTAGTTTTGATGCGGCGAGTAATTGCGTCAATTTAAGTTTGCTCAAAGTGTTTAACAATGCGCTCGAGAGGGTGATGCCAGCTGAAGCGCCTGCAAATGCCATCGTGAACAGCATACCGGTTACCAGGGCGGATTGATCAGGCGGTGCTATTTGCAAGACGGCGAAATTGGTGGTGGGGAAATGAATAGCATAAGCAATCCCGAATAACATGAGTGAGACAATCAAAAAGACCATGGAGTGGGCTTGAGCTGCACCGATTAATCCTATTAATGACAAGGCAAGAATAAAACAACTGCTAATGATTAAAGATCTTAGGGAAAAATAATTCATTAAGTGTCCGGAAAATGGCGAGAATATTCCCAGAAGAATGGTTGCGGTTAATAATAAGAATCCAGCCTTGTCTGCGCTGAATCCCAAGATATTTTGCATATATAAGCTGATAAAAAACATAAAGACAAAGAACACGTATTGAGCGCAGGTTCTAAGCGAAATGATGCCTATCAAGGCTTTGTGTGTTAATAAATCCAGATGAATCAGAGGATGCTGGCTTCTGGTTTCAATGATAATAAAAATGCTTAATAAAATGAGAGTGAGAAGGAATAATCCCCAAAATTCAACCGACACTATTCCCCATTGAGGAATTTTGTTCAATGTCATTAACAGACAGAATAAGCCTGCAGAAAGCGTAATAATGCCTGGAAAATCAATTCGTACTGATTTTTTTTCGGTCGTTTCGGGGACTAAGATAAGCGCCATCAGGATGGCGAATAATCCGATTGGGATGTTTATGAAAAAAACCCATCGCCAGTTGAGGGAGGAGATTAATAGCCCGCCGACTGTGGGGCCAATGGCCATGGATACCCCTGTTGTTCCTGTTAAAAATCCCAGTGCTAATCCCTTTTGTCTTTGATCAAAGATTAAATAAACCAGCGCCGTTGTAATAGGCACAACCATCGCTATGCCTATCCCTTGACCTACTCGGCTCATGATTAATAATAGGGCGGTTGAAGCAAGTCCTGCGAGAGCAGAAGAAATAACGAAAATGAGTGTGCCAATAATAAATAGGCGGCGATGTCCATACATATCACCCAGGCGGCCGCCAATGGCCATCAATGAAGCCGAGCATAATGTATAGGCGGTGATCACCCACTGTAATGTTCCCAAATTAGTATTAAGATCATTCGCAATGGGTGCCAAGGCCACGTTAACAGCGGTAAAATCAATCCACATCAGCGACCAATCCAGGCAGATCGTAAAAAGAATTAACCATTTTTTCATAAGATATTTATCTGTTATTAAAGGCTAGATAACAATTTATCCCATGCGCTCTCTATAGTGCAAAGGAAAAGATTCGCTTAATGGAAATACGTGCTGGAGATGTTGCTTAGAGAAACCTTATTGACCGAAGTGGCACAGAACGAGCGCTTCAAATTGATAGGTTAACTGGCACTCCCTTATTTAACCCGTTTCCTTTTTCAAGGTGTATTGGCGAAAAAAAACTTTAATTTTCGCTGGGAGATCAAGTTTCTTAATAAGGTAAAAAAACAAAAATAACCAGATAGAAGAATAGACAACAAAAAAGTCAGTCACATGGTGGCTTCCCTCGCTGACGAGAGGTATACACTGCGCGATAATGACAAAGCCCAGAACGAACATCGACAGAATCTGCGCATACGGATAGAATTTTGCCTGGTAGCGCAGAATGCTTGTTCCGCCATGCTGTGGCAAATATTTCCTGCGGAATTGGTAATGACTTAAGGCGATACCAAACCAAGCAATAAAACCGGAAAGTGAGGATATCTGTACTAGATAACCAAAAAGCACACCATTGCCAACGATAGAGGAAACAAAAACCAGCGAGCCGATCAGTGCTGTTGCTATCAGTGCGGCCGTGGGGATCGCATACGGATTGACTTTACTGAAAACGTTGGGCGCTTGCTTGGTTTTCCCGAGATACCACAAAATGCGGGTTGCTGAATACATGCTAGCATTCGCTGCGGAAAGTACAGCGACGAGAATAACAAAATTAATCAGGTCTGCTGCATAGCGTGAAGTGTAGCGGCTAAATATCAGTGTATAAGGACTCATACTGACATTATCCTGATAGCTTAAACGTGGATCGTTGTAAGCGATCAACAGGGTGATAATGCCAATGGATAATACGTAAAACAAGGTTAAGCGCCAGAACACATATTTGATCGAGCGGGGAATAGATGTTTCGGGATTTTGCGCTTCACCCGATGCAACGCCAATCAACTCCGTTCCCTGGAAGGAAAATCCTGCAAAAAGAAACACAGCAATAAACCCGAATGCACCTTGATGGAAAGGAGCATCACCAACTTTCCAGTGCTGAATGCCAAATTGAGGCTGCTGAAATAAGGTAAATAAACCAAGAACAATAAAAATAAGAATGACAGATACTTTGACAAATGACATCAGATATTCAATTTCGCCGAATAACCGGACTGAAAAAATATTACAAAGAAAAATACCGGCAAAGAATACAATGGAGAAGAGGATGCTATTTACTTGGGGAAACCAATATCCCATGATTAACGAAGCGGCGGAAATTTCAGCGGCAATCGTGATGGCCCAATTTAGCCAGTAATTATAGCCCATTGCCGTACCAAAGGATCTGCCTACGTATTGAGAGGAATACTCACAAAAAGTACCTGAAGTCGGTTTGAATACACTCATTTCAGCAAGGCTGGTCATTAAAAAGTAAACGATAATGGCCATCAAACTATAAGCGAGCAGGGCGCCGCCGGGGCCACCAATGGAAATGGCATACCCACTTGCTAAAAAAATCCCGGTGCCAATCGATCCGCCTATGGCAATCATATTAAGATGCCGGGTTTGCAACCCGCGTGAAAGCTCAGTACTCATAGTGTGAATCCATACGCGCTGTGTCGGTATTTAAGTATTAGATTAGTTATACCGTTGAAATATTAAGGATCTATTAATATGCGGCCATTGCTTCTTGGCCATCAAACCTTTATCGACTCTACTTCAGATTGATGTCAGTCGCAATCGAAAAATGGGTAGTAAAAACAGTGTTTACTATTTATGATCCAATGGCTCTACCCTAAGGAAAATAATTTTTAAAAATTCATTCGCAGATATCATTTCTGCAACTTGGTGCCATCCCTATGAACTGACAAATTTAAGCCTCTTCTTTGTTGATTACCAAAAAGATCGCACTGGGTCCGCGCAATACATTCAGCAATAATGGCTTGTCTGTCTTGGCAACAGCCATTTTAAGTTCGTCAATATTTTTGACTTTCTGCTGATTCACGGAGGTGATCACATCACCAGCTCGTAAGTCGGAATGCCAGGCATTACTGTCTTGTTCAACGGACACAACCAATACGCCAAGCACATTGCCATGAATGGGGCTTAACAGGCTGAAATCCTTTAATCCCACGCCATATAAAAAGGGATTGGCGCGTTCAATGAACTGTTTGCGTTTTTTAGGATCGGAAAGCTGTACGTTTATCGTCATATGTTTTTTGTGACGAATGATGTCAATATTCGTTTTGGAATCCACACGCAAAAATCCGATGGTGTTCACCACATCGCTCGCGTTTTTGATAGGACTGCCATTGACGGCTGTGATGATATCACCGATCTCAATGCCTGCTTGCTGGGCGGGGGAATCCGGTAAAACTTGCGTGACGGCGGCGCCTTTTTCAATCTCAAGATTGAATGCATTGGCGAGTTCCGGCGTGATATCCTGTGCGCCAATACCCAATACACCGCGTTTAACATTGCCGTATTCGATCAGCTGATCCATCACACTTTTGGCCATGTTGACCGGGATGGCAAAGCCAATGCCGATACTGCCGCGATCTGGCGAAAGAATAGCTGTGTTGATGCCGACCAGCTCACCTTGCATATTAATCAGCGCGCCACCCGAATTGCCCGGGTTGATAGGCGCATCCGTTTGAATAAAGTTTTCATAACCTTCTATGCCTAGGGTGGTACGACCCAGCGCACTGACAATGCCGGAGGTAACGGTTTGATTGAGCAGGCCAAAAGGGTTACCGATCGCAGCAACAAAATCACCTACTTTCAGCTTGTTTGAATCCGCGATAGGTACTGCTATCAGGTTTTTGGCTTTTATCTGCAGCAAAGCGATATCGGAAGGCTTGTCGAGCCCGATGATTTTGCCGGTATAGTGGCGGCCATCGCTTAACGTCACTGTGACAGACTGGGCATCGTTAATAACGTGGGCATTGGTAAGAATATATCCTTTTTGTGCATCAACAATGACTCCGGACGCAACCGAAGTAAACGTGCCAGGCAACGCCTGTTCACCTTCCGCGCCTTTGCTGCGCCGCTGTTTTTGAATCTCGCGTAGTGTTTCAAAATCTGTGACCTTGATAAGCGCTTTAACGCTCACCACGGCGGGCAGGACTTTTTGCAGCATTGGTGCAAGGCTGGTATCGATTGGCGTAGCCGAAAAGCTGGCCGTGCTCATGACCGGAACACAGGCAAGGAAAAAGAAGAAACTCAAGATAGCATGTCCAAGTCTTTTCATACGACGTTCTCTCTCAATGATGCGGTTTTATTAAAGATCGCCAGTTAACTTGATCTTTTTTCTAGGATTTCCACAACCCGTTATACTAGCATGTCTTATGGAGTATGTGTCGATTTTTTTCTCTTGGCAACCCTGCAGATGAATGGGTTGTCGCAGCGTAAAAGCAGTTTACAGACGCCATATCAGGCTGGCCATGCGGCCTGTTTTGCCTTTGTCTCGGCGGTAGGAAAAGAATAAATCCGCCTGCGTGTAAGTGCAAAAGTCTCCCCCATAAATCTGGGTAACGCCCTGATGGCGAAGCCGTATCCGGGCGAGTGTATAGAGATCAGCCAGCCATTTTCCCGGCCGTTGGGGCAGGAAGGCCGCCGCTGACTCAGGGTGTTTTTGTACAAAGGCATCATACACGTCCTGACCCACTTCAAATTTTTGAGGGCCAATAGCGGGGCCAAGCCAAACTAGCAGGTCGGCCGCTGGCTGCCGCATGGCTTTCAGGGTCGCCTCGATGATACCGCTTGCAAGGCCTCGCCAACCGGCATGAATTGCGGCGACATGCGAGCCCTGTTTATTACAGACAAGCACAGGCAGACAATCCGCAGTCAGAATAGCGCATACCTGTCCTGGTTGGTCGGTGAAAGTAGCATCAGCCTCTTTTTTACTGTTTTCTGGCGTTGCCGCAATAGCGACATTGCTGTGCGTCTGCGTTATCCAGACAGGTTCACTGGGCAATTGTAATAAGGTTTTTAACCGTTGATTTTCATTCTCGCTGCCGGCATAAAAACCAGGATGCATATCATGATAAGGTTGGCGCTCGCCCCAGCTGTCACGTACTGTTGTATAAGCTTTTACAGAGGCAGGAACAGGCCAGTCGGGCTGTATAAACTTCATTGGCGACTCCTCTTCATATCTTCTCTCAATGCGCTGATTAACGCCTTCATATCACTCGGTAACTCAATTTCCCACCGTATAAATTCACCTGTTTCCGGGTGGGTCAGGCCTAATGCGTAAGCATGGAGTGCCTGGCGCTTAAATTGACGTAGTTGTTGAATGAGTTCGGGCTGCATGCCTTTGGCTAGTTGCACACGTCCGCCATAAGTGGCATCACCTACAATGGGATGATGAATATGCGCCATGTGAACTCGAATCTGGTGGGTGCGACCGGTTTCCAGTCGCAGCTTAAGGCGGGTGTGTGCGCGGAATTTTTCAGCGACCCGATAATGGGTAACGGATTGCTTCCCTGACTCTGTCACCGCCATGCGTTTACGCTGGAGGCCGTGGCGGCCAATAGGTGCATCTACCGTCCCGCCGCTGATCAATGTGCCCCATACGATCGCCTGGTATTCTCTTAGCAGCGTACGTTTTTTGAGCTGATGTGACAAATCTTTTAACGCTGCAGGCGTTTTAGCGATTACCAGTAGACCTGATGTATCCTTGTCCAGACGATGCAAGATACCCGCGCGCGGCAAGGCCTGTAAGGCAGGGGCATGATGCAGTAGCGCATTTAAGAGCGTACGATCTGCGTTCCCCGCGCCGGGATGAACGACGAGTCCGGCAGGTTTGTTAATCACAATGAGTGCTTCATCTTCATAAACAATGGAGAGTGGGATTGCCTGAGCTTCCCATACGGGTTGTGGCTTGATCACCACTTCTACCGATATCATTTCACCGCCTTTCACGCGTGTTTTGGCTTTGACAGGCTGGCCATTCATCAGGATGGTCCCTGCCTCAATCCATTCTTTTATTTGTGTGCGCGAAAAATCAGGCAGCAACTTGGCTAAAGTCTGATCGAGTCTCTCATCTTTATGTGTTTCTGGAATAATAAGGGTCTGTTTCATAACTTCGTGAATGATGACAGAATTTAGTTTACAATGCACCTCTTTAAGGAGACAGTGGCCGATATACCGTGGTCATAAGATACCAGAATAAAAAATTTTAGTGTCGTAGGTGCTTTATTCATGAAAAGAATTCTCAGTTTGCTATGCTTGACAGGCGTAACAGTGGCCTTGCTTGCTTCGTGCTCGACGGCGACCGATCCTTCCGAAGCTTATAAAGACGAAACCCCGCAGCAAATTTTTCAATATGGCAAATCCGCTTTGCAAAATAAAAGCTATGGCGAAGCGATCAAGCGTTTTGAAGCGCTGGATGTGCAGTATCCTTTTGGCCCGCAAACAGAGCAGGCGCAGCTTTATCTTATCTATGCCTATTACATGAAAGAAGAATATGCGCTAGCACAAGCGGAGGCGGATCGCTTTATACGCATACATCCTGCCAATCCGAATGTTGATTATGCTTACTACATGAGAGGACTCTCAAGTTATTATCAGAACATGGGTTTTCTTGAGCGCTTTTTCTCTGTTGATCTTGCGACACGCGATTTGACCCAAATTCAGAAATCATATAATGATTTTAATGAACTGGTCACGCGATTCCCCAATAGCAGATACACACCCGCTGCCTATCAATATCTAATTTATCTGCGCAATGTGATGGCGAATCATGAGCTGCAGATTGCGCAATATTATTATAGCCGTAAGGCTTATGTGGCTGCAGTCAATCGCGCAAGCAGTGTGGTTGCCCACTATCAGGGCGCGCCTGCCGTAGTAGATGCGCTTATCGTGATGGCGAAAGCCTATAACAAACTGGGGATGACTAAACTCGAGCAAGATACGCTGACTGTGCTGCGGTATAATTACCCGAATGTTACGGTAGACATGGGTTCATAACGTAAGAAGATCAAAAAAAAAACAGTTATCAATCGTTAAGCGGTTTTAAATCGTTTCCTCATGCCGTCGTCCCGCTGCTAGTCAGCGGGAGCGATGCTTACAAGCTTACAATAAGTCAGCATATTGGCTGAATGGTTATCACGTTATTCTCAGAATGATGGATGGTTGGCGCAGTGAGTTTGCTTACATAATCATATGCGTTTTTAAACATAGCCTCATTTAATAATTTTTTACAATTTTCAAAGCGTCTTTGCTCATATTGCCGCAAATTTTCAAGGCTATCCTGCATATTGTTGTTGGCAATCTGTACCCATGTCCACAAGGCGGCCCAAAGTTCAACGACTGGTTTGTAGAGTAGGAAACGTTGATAAGCTTCATTTGCCCAGGTACCAAAATAGTAGAGAAATAACTGGTGATCCTGAGATTCAGTAAACTCGCCTTCACATGAAGTATTGGCAAGGTCCCACACGGGATCGTTATTGCCGGAATATTCCCAGTCAATCAACTTCATTTCACCGTTAGATTTGATAAAATTACCCGGTGTGGTGTCATTATGACAGGGAACTTTCTTGATATTCAGTGCACAAAAAAGTCTTTCCAGTTTGTTCATGGTCTCCATGACTATTTCGTATGCCGGGGGAAGGGCAACTTGTTTTTCTTTGAGCAGCGCGAGCATTTTTCTGTTTCTCGCAAAGACGTCGATATCATTGCTGAATTGCTTACTGCACCCGTGAACGATCTTAAGGACATGCGCTGCTTTTTGGAGATTTTTGGCATCCTTGAATAACTCAGGCGTCATGGGTTTAGGATTGGGAAGGTAGTGCGTAATCTGATTACCTTTTTTACCTGCATAGGCGACTGGCGCTGCAATGCCTAAGCGTACAGCGATGGCAACATTATATGCTTCAGCCTCGCGATCAATAAAACGATCAGAATGGATGCCTGGCCGTCTCCCGACGAAAGCCTTTCCTGCTGTTGCAAAAAAAATGGAGGTATTCGTCAGGCCACCACCGAGTTTTTTAATTTCCATGATTTGATTGGGCGCTTTATTAGCAAAATCACTCGCCTGGCTTAGTACACTGAACAGCGTTTTTTTGATTGGGTCTTGATTGATAACTCTGTTCCAGTCTTTATTCACAGCGGGCGCGACTGTGATGAATGTCTTGATATCAATATAGCTGAATAATTTAACAGCAAGATCATCAGGAAAATCAGGATTTAGTTTGCCAAAGAAATTAGCCATGCTAGTTCAACCTTTAAAGCCACTTGTTATTGGATAGCGCCAGTCTTTACCAAATGATTTATGATTAATGCGGGGTCCGATGGCGGCTTGTCGTCGTTTATATTCATTTTTATGAATCAGGTTAACTACCTTTTTTACCGTTCCGGGGTTGAAGCCCTGACCTATGATTTCGTCAATGCTCTGTCCCTGATTGAGATAACATTCGAGTATTTTGTCTAAAAGCGGATAGGGCGGAAGGCTGTCCTCATCTTTCTGATTGGGTGCCAATTCGGCTGTGGGCGCTCGCACAATGGTACGTTCAGGAATCACCGGATGAAGCGTATTGCGGTATTTCGCCAGATCATACACGCGGGTTTTGGGAATGTCTTTTAGCACTGCAAAGCCGCCTGCCATATCACCATAGAGCGTGCAGTAACCAACCGCGATTTCACTGCGGTTGCCAGTGGTAAGGACCATGTGACCGTATTTATTGGAAAGCGCCATAAGAATAATGGCACGGCAGCGCGCCTGAATATTTTCTTCTGTCACATCTGGGTTCCGTCCTGTAAATGCAGGGGCAAGCGATGTCAAAAAACTTTTATAAACAGGCTCGATGGAAATGGTTTCAAGCTTAACGCCTAAATGTTGTGCCACATTTTCTGCATCTTCCCGGCTGATGTCGGCAGAAAAACGGGACGGCATAAAAATGGCTCGGACCCGATCTTTGCCCAATGCGTCTACTGCAATTGCTAATGTAAGCGCTGAATCAATACCACCGGAGACGCCTACCAGCACGCCGGGAAAATAATTTTTTTCAATATAATCGCGTAATCCCAGCACGAGTGCCTGATAAATTTTTTCATTCTGCTCCGAAAGAGTGATGGCTGCGGAAGCCATGCGCGATTGGTCACTTGTAAAATCAATATCGACAGGTAAAAGCGTTTCATTGAAAAAGCCTGCAAATTGGCATAGCTTGCCTTCCTGATCTATTGTCATGGAGCCGCCGTCAAATATGAGTTCATCCTGTCCGCCCGTATTATTAACATAAATAATCGGTATCCTGTTTTCTTTAGCGCGTCCGGATAAAACAGCCATGCGCTGTTCGTGTTTATTGACTTCAAAGGGTGATGCGTTGGGAGAAAGAATCAGTCGGGCACCTTTTGCGGCGGCGAGCTGTACAGGTTCCGGGAACCAGATGTCTTCGCAAATAACCAAGCCGGTTGGAATACCTTTTATGGGTACCACGCAAGGTGTATCACCAGGCGTAAAATAACGGTACTCGTCAAATACGCCATAATTGGGAAGGTGTCTTTTTGCATAGGTTCCTAATATTTCGCCATTATAAATTAACGTGCAAGCATTATATAAACCTCGGGCAGTGGATTGCGGATGACTAACAAGACAATAGATGCCGCGGATTTCTGCAATGAAAGTTTGCAGGGCTGTCTCGGCTTGTTGAATAAATGCTTTTCGTAGCAACAAATCTTCGGGTGGATAACCCGTGATACTTAATTCAGGAAAGACGATGATGTCGGCCGACAGTGCATCGCGTGCAGTTACTGCTGCTTTGATATGTTTTTGCAGGTTTCCCTCTATATCGCCGACCTTCAAATTAAGCTGAGCAAGCACAATACGTAATTTAGCCATTTTATTCTCGCTTTTTTAGTCTTGTATTACAAAATAATGGTGATGATTATGATCCAGAAAAAGATGATTATTTTTGGCATTGGATTCATCTGTCACAATCAAGACACTGCAATGATTATAGTCCTTTAGGCAACTATCAACGATTATGCCACAAGGTTTTATGTCATTCTGGTGCTGGTAATAAATAGTTGCGCCGGGTTTGGGAGGATCCTGGCTGATCAGCTCGGCATGGTAAAGATGATTCTTGAGCTTTCCTTTGTAGTGCATACGGGCGATGATTTCTTGCCCTGTATAACAGCCCTTTTCAAAGCTGACAGCTTGTAACGCGGGCAGGTTAATTTCGTGCGGAAGCAATTTGGCTGTCGTTTCAGGATAAATCGCAGGAAGATGGTCAGCAATATCAAGACATTTCCAGGCATTGGCTGAGGCAGGTTCCGCTTGGCTGCTTAAAAATGCGAGATGTGTTTTTATCGCTTCAGCCGGGCCAAAGATAATATGTCTTAAAGGTGAAGAAGGCATGTTTATACACATCAGATCGTTGAAAGAAGCAATGGTTTTTATCGAGCCTGCATAACCGTTTATGAGGTAGTTGTCACTCACATCGGCTAACGTGGCTTTGTAAAAAATAGCGTATTTTTTTAATGCTGCAAGTGCGACGGGAACATGATCGTGCGGCATGAGTAGATAATAAGCGTCCTTTGACCGATAGAGCCAAAACAGGCTAATAATCCGGCCCTGGGGGTTACAATGTGCGCCTAGTCTGCTTTGTGTTGGTGATATTTTTTCAACGTCGCAGGTAAGTTGGCCTTGTAATAATCGGGTTACATCGGGACCGCTTGCTTTTAATACACCATAAGTATGCAAG
Proteins encoded:
- a CDS encoding lipid asymmetry maintenance protein MlaB, with amino-acid sequence MEKKIADIRMQGNEVLVLGNLSFYNVMSVYEKSLSQLDACPELNFNFSELKSSDSSGLALIMEWIRLAKQRNKPIRFSHLSDDLLSIASVSGLIKLIPKAETKA
- the rluD gene encoding 23S rRNA pseudouridine(1911/1915/1917) synthase RluD: MKQTLIIPETHKDERLDQTLAKLLPDFSRTQIKEWIEAGTILMNGQPVKAKTRVKGGEMISVEVVIKPQPVWEAQAIPLSIVYEDEALIVINKPAGLVVHPGAGNADRTLLNALLHHAPALQALPRAGILHRLDKDTSGLLVIAKTPAALKDLSHQLKKRTLLREYQAIVWGTLISGGTVDAPIGRHGLQRKRMAVTESGKQSVTHYRVAEKFRAHTRLKLRLETGRTHQIRVHMAHIHHPIVGDATYGGRVQLAKGMQPELIQQLRQFKRQALHAYALGLTHPETGEFIRWEIELPSDMKALISALREDMKRSRQ
- a CDS encoding Do family serine endopeptidase; the encoded protein is MKRLGHAILSFFFFLACVPVMSTASFSATPIDTSLAPMLQKVLPAVVSVKALIKVTDFETLREIQKQRRSKGAEGEQALPGTFTSVASGVIVDAQKGYILTNAHVINDAQSVTVTLSDGRHYTGKIIGLDKPSDIALLQIKAKNLIAVPIADSNKLKVGDFVAAIGNPFGLLNQTVTSGIVSALGRTTLGIEGYENFIQTDAPINPGNSGGALINMQGELVGINTAILSPDRGSIGIGFAIPVNMAKSVMDQLIEYGNVKRGVLGIGAQDITPELANAFNLEIEKGAAVTQVLPDSPAQQAGIEIGDIITAVNGSPIKNASDVVNTIGFLRVDSKTNIDIIRHKKHMTINVQLSDPKKRKQFIERANPFLYGVGLKDFSLLSPIHGNVLGVLVVSVEQDSNAWHSDLRAGDVITSVNQQKVKNIDELKMAVAKTDKPLLLNVLRGPSAIFLVINKEEA
- a CDS encoding outer membrane protein assembly factor BamD, giving the protein MKRILSLLCLTGVTVALLASCSTATDPSEAYKDETPQQIFQYGKSALQNKSYGEAIKRFEALDVQYPFGPQTEQAQLYLIYAYYMKEEYALAQAEADRFIRIHPANPNVDYAYYMRGLSSYYQNMGFLERFFSVDLATRDLTQIQKSYNDFNELVTRFPNSRYTPAAYQYLIYLRNVMANHELQIAQYYYSRKAYVAAVNRASSVVAHYQGAPAVVDALIVMAKAYNKLGMTKLEQDTLTVLRYNYPNVTVDMGS
- a CDS encoding amino acid permease; its protein translation is MSTELSRGLQTRHLNMIAIGGSIGTGIFLASGYAISIGGPGGALLAYSLMAIIVYFLMTSLAEMSVFKPTSGTFCEYSSQYVGRSFGTAMGYNYWLNWAITIAAEISAASLIMGYWFPQVNSILFSIVFFAGIFLCNIFSVRLFGEIEYLMSFVKVSVILIFIVLGLFTLFQQPQFGIQHWKVGDAPFHQGAFGFIAVFLFAGFSFQGTELIGVASGEAQNPETSIPRSIKYVFWRLTLFYVLSIGIITLLIAYNDPRLSYQDNVSMSPYTLIFSRYTSRYAADLINFVILVAVLSAANASMYSATRILWYLGKTKQAPNVFSKVNPYAIPTAALIATALIGSLVFVSSIVGNGVLFGYLVQISSLSGFIAWFGIALSHYQFRRKYLPQHGGTSILRYQAKFYPYAQILSMFVLGFVIIAQCIPLVSEGSHHVTDFFVVYSSIWLFLFFYLIKKLDLPAKIKVFFRQYTLKKETG
- the pgeF gene encoding peptidoglycan editing factor PgeF, which encodes MKFIQPDWPVPASVKAYTTVRDSWGERQPYHDMHPGFYAGSENENQRLKTLLQLPSEPVWITQTHSNVAIAATPENSKKEADATFTDQPGQVCAILTADCLPVLVCNKQGSHVAAIHAGWRGLASGIIEATLKAMRQPAADLLVWLGPAIGPQKFEVGQDVYDAFVQKHPESAAAFLPQRPGKWLADLYTLARIRLRHQGVTQIYGGDFCTYTQADLFFSYRRDKGKTGRMASLIWRL
- a CDS encoding MFS transporter, whose translation is MKKWLILFTICLDWSLMWIDFTAVNVALAPIANDLNTNLGTLQWVITAYTLCSASLMAIGGRLGDMYGHRRLFIIGTLIFVISSALAGLASTALLLIMSRVGQGIGIAMVVPITTALVYLIFDQRQKGLALGFLTGTTGVSMAIGPTVGGLLISSLNWRWVFFINIPIGLFAILMALILVPETTEKKSVRIDFPGIITLSAGLFCLLMTLNKIPQWGIVSVEFWGLFLLTLILLSIFIIIETRSQHPLIHLDLLTHKALIGIISLRTCAQYVFFVFMFFISLYMQNILGFSADKAGFLLLTATILLGIFSPFSGHLMNYFSLRSLIISSCFILALSLIGLIGAAQAHSMVFLIVSLMLFGIAYAIHFPTTNFAVLQIAPPDQSALVTGMLFTMAFAGASAGITLSSALLNTLSKLKLTQLLAASKLTLTPIQANLVHNTASGAQALTSLFDAFPTAVAKQMAFVTQKAFVFGFTWIIVICISLAVSAMFIAAFSLKNIRLSTKKNDNYLPEI
- a CDS encoding phospholipid-binding protein MlaC → MRINKLVATFLLVSLGWLVSMNAYAQSRAVQSDPVALLQYIANNMIAGLKANKATLKTKPQIVFRLANRYVVPYADLPEMSRRVLPPQIWNSATPSQRMQFQKEFTTTLIRTYASALTSYQDQTVQFYPIRGGYQGLRTVEVRSEITGSETQPIQVTYRLMRVGSVWRLYDLSVEGVSMLESFRSQYAEILSSGSMEQLLQRMSQHNRGR